The genomic window CTGTGGGTTTTCTTCAGAAAGACCTAACTGcacatgtttgtctgtgggtTAGTTAGAATTTCATCCCATTCAAGCCAGCCTACCTAGGAAAACCAAACCTAAGTTAACTTAAACCAAAGTTAACTTAATATTCCTACGCTAATGTCTTTGCTTCCTCTGTTATAATTTGATTATTAAATATGGTTATTTTTTAAACGTAGTTTTCATGTATAAATGAAGTAGTACTGATATGGTAGCCTATGGTgttaggcctacaccattaaaTGTCTCATCAACAATTGATAAGAACCAATCCCAATCAACAAATGGATATTAACGAATCCTAAATAATGTACACAACGGGCTGATTGAgctggttgtatgtgtgtgtgtgtgtgtgtgtggtggggggtggggtataTTACGATTACGTTCTTGATGCAGCTTCACCAGACACACGATAACACCAACAACCAGACACTGGAGGCGCCCTAACCCGAGTAATTCACTCGCTGATAGGTGCCGTTTAGTTAGTTAGATCAGGGTGCTCGCAGTGTACCTCTTAAAAATCCTATGCGATGCATTTAGGCTTTCTTATGTGTCAAAGTAACCTATTGATAGCTCGATTGATGTCTTCATTTATTATGTTTGTCATCTATGTCAGTCCGTCGTCTTTTTTTCAAAGGCAAATTCAATTACCCAGCGAATAGTTACCCATGTGACATTTAATCTGCACGTGTTTAAATTTCGTTGATTCTGTGCGACACAGGTAGTGGCAGATCACGTCCACCCCTTGTCTGAGCCGACGTAGTCGTTGACGCAAGCGCGCTCTCCATTAAGTTGGAGAGCACCGCGCGCCTCTAGTCTGTACTAGTATGTAGCGATGTGTTAAGTGGTGGTCACGGCGGGGAGCTCTGTTGACATTgtccaatattttttttccttcgTCAACAGCAAGTTAGGAGCTCCTCCCCTCTCAATGAGGTAAGCCTGGTTAGACGGAGCCTCCTTAATTACTAATATCTAGAGTCCAAACGACGCGTCCCCTTGTCCTAGAAGCCCCATCATGCATGTAATGTCTCGGTCAGATCGCGTCtgacttttttccctttttcaaGTACCAAAAGAGGGGGAGACGGCCCCCCTTTTTGGTTTTCGCCGGGCATGGGAGATCAGAGAGAGCCGACAATGGTGCAGAAGTCCACTTCGTTCAGCATCAAGAGCCTGCTGCTCCCGTCGAAGTATGACAGCCCGGACGCAGGAGTCTCCGAAGAGAAAAGTGTCCCGGACTCTGAGAAATCACCGGAACCGGCGGACATGGAGTCCAAGACGTTGAGTCAGGAGCCGCCGCTGCCGCATCCCCCTGCGTCTTCAAGGGACGACGAGGAGGGGAGTACAGAACAGCCCACAAAGCAAGGCAAGAATGGGAAATTCGACAAGCCACCGTTCAGCTACAACGCGCTCATCATGATGGCTATCAGACAGAGTCCGGAAAAGCGACTCACGCTCAATGGCATTTACGAGTTCATCATGAAGAACTTCCCTTACTACCGCGAGCACAAACAGGGATGGCAGAATTCCATACGGCACAACCTAAGCCTCAATAAATGTTTCGTGAAAGTGCCGCGGCATTACGACGACCCAGGCAAGGGAAACTACTGGATGCTGGATCCGTCCAGTGACGACGTCTTTATAGGGGGAACGACTGGGAAGCTTCGGCGTCGCTCAGCAACCTCCAGGGGTAAACTGGTGATGAAGAGAGGTCTGCGTTTCGCGCCCCTCGGTCTGGGCTTGGGTGAGCGCCATAGCAATCCACTGTACTGGCAACTATCACCCTTTTTACCTATACACCCCTCGCACTATAACGGATCTACCCACGGATTTCTAAACCAAGGACATGGTTACGGCTCCCTGTTGCCCGGCGTTGACGCGCTAAGTAACGGGGAGGTCTCTCGTTCCATCCTCGGGAGCTCGAGTGGAAGTCTCAACCTGTCAAACGGATACGGGGTCGCCTCTCCACCCACGGCAGGCTTGCTCTCTGGCCACAATGGATATTACGTTCCGGGGACGCAACAAGCGCAGTCCCTGCAAAGCGGACCAGGTTACGGCATCTCCAGCTCGCCGCCCACCCTCATATCGGATTCGCTACGAACTACTCTCCCTTCCTTCTCCCCGCCGCTGTCCAGTGGATTTTCTGGGGTCATGTCGCCGCACAAGAGGGTCGCGACCAATTCTTACTTGAGCTAAGCTCGCTTTTGGACGTGTTAGTGTAAACTTTCCCTCCTCGAAAGTCCTTGACTCTAACCCCCTCTCCATAAGCGCAACGAAATAAGTGCAAGTTCCTCATGTTTTGCATTCCACAAGGACTGTACATTCTAATGTATATAAGGGACCATGGTTTTCAATTCTTTCTTAGAGTATCTTCATGCCAAaggcaataatatgtttttactATAATGTTGTTATTTATAGGTTGAACATTTtaatttatgttttttatttattgaaaTGTACACTGTTTTCTCTCTATTCATATGAAACACTGTGTTTGGTTAAATGGATCAGACGTTTGTCATAATTGTTACGTTAGGTTTTCTTTACTGATATGTATATTTGTCCCCCAAATGCTGCGCCTTATCGACTGCATGGTTCTAGTGGACCCATGCAGAGGAAATATAAGAAATAAGGAAGACAATTCTAAACAGAACTGTTTCGCACAATGAAATGGACCACATGTATATGAAAAATAAGATATACTTTTAATACACTTTCCTACATTTTATGAAGACTACTGTACTGAGTAGGCTATTTTTGGAGAGAATTATACTAGTTATTCTTAAATCTGTCTGAGACATCAGACACAGCAGAAGAAAACAAATAGTATAACTATTTGTTAAGACACTAGGACTATTACTCTACCTAGACTCTAAGTCTGACCTCATGTAAGTGCTCAGGACCGACCTTCTGACCCGTCGTCACTCTGATCTCTTGTCAAATCGGTATCATGTGGGCCAAGAGTGAGATTGTGTCGACCTAACCCATGTGG from Alosa sapidissima isolate fAloSap1 chromosome 9, fAloSap1.pri, whole genome shotgun sequence includes these protein-coding regions:
- the foxg1b gene encoding forkhead box protein G1b, with translation MSTKRGGDGPPFWFSPGMGDQREPTMVQKSTSFSIKSLLLPSKYDSPDAGVSEEKSVPDSEKSPEPADMESKTLSQEPPLPHPPASSRDDEEGSTEQPTKQGKNGKFDKPPFSYNALIMMAIRQSPEKRLTLNGIYEFIMKNFPYYREHKQGWQNSIRHNLSLNKCFVKVPRHYDDPGKGNYWMLDPSSDDVFIGGTTGKLRRRSATSRGKLVMKRGLRFAPLGLGLGERHSNPLYWQLSPFLPIHPSHYNGSTHGFLNQGHGYGSLLPGVDALSNGEVSRSILGSSSGSLNLSNGYGVASPPTAGLLSGHNGYYVPGTQQAQSLQSGPGYGISSSPPTLISDSLRTTLPSFSPPLSSGFSGVMSPHKRVATNSYLS